In Horticoccus luteus, the following proteins share a genomic window:
- the typA gene encoding translational GTPase TypA, which produces MNQNIRNIAIIAHVDHGKTTLVDKLLKEGGVFRANQQVEERAMDSMDLEREKGITIKAKNTSVHWADKIINIVDTPGHADFGGEVERALRMVDGVLLVVDAYDGPQAQTRFVLRKALQHGLKVIIVINKIDRDNADPAKMYDRVLELLMELNATEEQFDAPVVYGSGRDGYMMKNLGDKRENMTPLFQTILDHIPPPFAKPDEAFHMLVSNIDWSDYVGRIAIGKILGGKINVGETVFTVRHSDGKRLRSKVTKVFEYSGLGTQETDAGVAGNIVGLSGFEDIDIGDTLTVDEAGHALPFTEIDPPTLEMQFAVNDGPLVGQEGKLVTSRQLRERLFRELKTNVSISVDDSDRAGVFNVKARGAMQVAVLAETMRREGFEFLVSRPTVIEKVIDGKRMEPYETVWIEVPDECVGSIMQNLANRKGQLTNMEKLPHSTMLEATITTRGLIGLEIDVVNATSGRGVTNHLFKEYGPYAGEVLTRLTGTLIATEGGETTAYALIMCQERGKLFVSPGEQVYEGMIVGENPRNEDISINAVREKKLTNFRSQGEGVGAGLTPATKLSLERSIEYIAADEFVEVTPQSLRLRKRILRATERRKAERSGKSE; this is translated from the coding sequence AAAACCACCCTGGTCGACAAGCTCCTGAAGGAAGGCGGCGTGTTTCGCGCCAACCAGCAGGTCGAAGAACGCGCCATGGATTCCATGGATCTCGAACGCGAGAAAGGCATCACCATCAAGGCGAAAAACACCTCGGTGCACTGGGCCGATAAAATCATCAACATCGTCGACACTCCGGGCCACGCTGATTTCGGCGGTGAAGTGGAGCGCGCGTTGCGCATGGTCGACGGCGTTTTGCTCGTCGTCGATGCCTACGACGGGCCGCAGGCGCAAACGCGTTTCGTGCTGCGCAAGGCCCTTCAGCACGGCCTCAAGGTCATTATCGTCATCAACAAGATCGACCGCGATAACGCCGATCCCGCGAAAATGTATGACCGCGTCCTCGAGCTCCTCATGGAGCTCAACGCCACCGAGGAGCAGTTCGACGCCCCGGTCGTTTACGGCTCCGGCCGCGACGGCTACATGATGAAAAACCTCGGCGACAAGCGCGAGAACATGACGCCGCTGTTCCAGACCATTCTCGACCACATCCCGCCGCCGTTCGCCAAGCCCGATGAGGCGTTTCACATGCTCGTGTCCAACATCGATTGGAGCGATTACGTCGGCCGTATCGCCATCGGCAAAATCCTCGGCGGCAAAATCAACGTCGGCGAAACCGTTTTCACCGTCCGCCACTCCGACGGCAAACGCCTCCGCTCCAAAGTCACCAAGGTTTTCGAATACTCCGGGCTCGGCACACAGGAAACCGACGCCGGCGTCGCGGGAAATATCGTCGGCCTCTCCGGTTTCGAAGACATCGATATCGGCGACACGCTCACCGTCGACGAAGCCGGTCACGCGTTGCCGTTTACCGAGATCGACCCGCCGACCCTCGAGATGCAGTTCGCCGTCAACGACGGCCCGCTCGTCGGCCAGGAAGGCAAACTCGTCACCTCCCGCCAGCTCCGCGAACGCCTCTTCCGCGAGCTGAAGACCAACGTCTCCATCAGCGTCGACGATTCCGACCGCGCCGGCGTTTTCAACGTCAAGGCCCGCGGCGCCATGCAAGTCGCCGTGCTCGCCGAAACCATGCGCCGCGAAGGTTTTGAGTTTCTCGTCTCCCGGCCGACCGTCATCGAAAAGGTCATCGATGGAAAACGCATGGAGCCTTACGAGACCGTCTGGATCGAAGTGCCCGACGAATGCGTCGGCTCGATCATGCAGAATCTCGCCAACCGCAAGGGTCAGCTCACCAACATGGAAAAGCTGCCGCACTCCACCATGCTCGAGGCCACGATCACCACGCGCGGCCTCATCGGTCTGGAAATCGACGTCGTCAACGCCACCAGCGGCCGCGGCGTGACCAATCACCTCTTCAAGGAATACGGCCCCTACGCCGGCGAAGTCCTCACGCGCCTCACCGGCACGCTGATCGCCACCGAAGGCGGCGAAACCACCGCCTACGCCCTCATCATGTGTCAGGAGCGTGGCAAACTGTTCGTCAGCCCTGGCGAACAAGTTTACGAAGGCATGATCGTCGGCGAAAACCCGCGCAACGAAGACATCAGCATCAACGCGGTCCGCGAAAAAAAGCTCACCAACTTCCGCTCCCAAGGCGAAGGCGTCGGCGCCGGCCTCACGCCCGCGACCAAGCTCTCCCTCGAGCGCTCCATCGAATACATCGCGGCCGATGAATTCGTCGAGGTCACGCCCCAGAGCCTCCGCCTGCGCAAACGCATTCTGCGCGCTACCGAGCGCCGCAAGGCCGAGCGCTCCGGCAAATCCGAATAA
- a CDS encoding type B 50S ribosomal protein L31, with amino-acid sequence MKAEVHPSLNNVCFLDVATGKRFLTKSTMKSARKETIDGEEFFVVVRDVTMDSHPAYTGEKRLVDTAGRVEKFTTKFKRTRK; translated from the coding sequence GTGAAAGCCGAAGTTCATCCCTCTCTCAACAACGTCTGTTTTCTGGACGTTGCCACCGGCAAGCGCTTCCTGACGAAGTCGACGATGAAGTCGGCCCGCAAGGAAACCATCGACGGTGAAGAATTCTTCGTGGTGGTGCGCGACGTGACGATGGACTCCCATCCGGCTTACACCGGTGAGAAGCGCCTCGTCGACACGGCGGGCCGCGTCGAAAAGTTCACCACGAAGTTCAAGCGCACGCGCAAGTAA
- the ykgO gene encoding type B 50S ribosomal protein L36 translates to MKVVSSIKSAKKRHPDCQVVRRRGKIYVINKTDPRYKARQG, encoded by the coding sequence ATGAAAGTAGTTTCGTCCATCAAATCCGCGAAGAAGCGTCACCCCGACTGCCAAGTCGTCCGTCGTCGCGGCAAAATCTACGTCATTAACAAGACCGACCCGCGTTACAAAGCGCGGCAGGGCTAA
- a CDS encoding YqgE/AlgH family protein, with protein sequence MTDRPRSTPETLAGSLLLAHPVLRDPNFRRAVILMSAHNAEGAMGVVLNRPAGKSLAELDGGFALTDLASVPIYRGGPVQDEQLILVAWQPQPDGFRLHFGLDPEKAMLLAGEEGTQVRGFLGYAGWSAGQLEGEMERKTWIVSAAPPDLLQHAPDDSLWSVVLGEVDARWKLLANEPDDTTLN encoded by the coding sequence ATGACGGACCGGCCGAGAAGCACTCCTGAAACGCTCGCGGGTTCGCTGTTACTGGCGCATCCGGTGCTGCGCGACCCGAACTTTCGGCGCGCGGTGATTCTGATGTCGGCGCACAATGCGGAAGGGGCGATGGGCGTGGTGCTCAACCGGCCGGCGGGAAAATCGCTGGCGGAATTGGATGGAGGGTTTGCGCTGACCGATCTGGCGTCGGTGCCGATTTATCGCGGGGGGCCGGTGCAGGATGAGCAACTGATCCTCGTGGCCTGGCAGCCGCAACCGGATGGGTTTCGGCTGCATTTCGGTTTGGACCCCGAAAAGGCGATGCTGCTGGCGGGTGAAGAAGGGACGCAGGTGCGCGGCTTTTTGGGTTACGCGGGATGGTCGGCGGGACAGCTGGAGGGAGAGATGGAGCGCAAGACGTGGATCGTGTCTGCGGCGCCGCCGGATTTGCTGCAACATGCTCCAGATGACAGCCTCTGGAGTGTGGTGCTTGGGGAGGTGGACGCCCGGTGGAAACTGCTGGCGAACGAGCCCGATGACACGACGTTGAATTGA
- a CDS encoding deoxycytidylate deaminase, translating into MADDASPIDLIIQATADFPHRPSWDEYFMATAALIASRSNCERLHVGCVLVTGGARKNRVVAAGYNGYLPGSPHVSRIRDGHEQATVHAEQNAVADAARRGSSVEGCVAYVTHFPCLNCVKILAGAGIAEIRYHTDYNNDPLVAPLLDGAGVKLTKL; encoded by the coding sequence ATGGCGGACGACGCGTCACCGATCGATCTCATCATTCAAGCGACGGCGGATTTCCCGCACCGGCCGTCGTGGGACGAGTATTTCATGGCGACGGCGGCGTTGATCGCCTCGCGGTCGAATTGCGAGCGGTTGCACGTGGGGTGCGTGCTGGTGACGGGCGGAGCGCGGAAGAACCGCGTGGTGGCCGCGGGCTACAACGGCTACCTGCCGGGTTCGCCGCATGTGTCGCGGATCCGCGACGGGCACGAGCAGGCGACGGTGCACGCGGAGCAAAATGCCGTGGCCGACGCAGCGCGGCGGGGGAGTTCCGTCGAAGGGTGCGTGGCGTATGTGACGCATTTCCCGTGCTTGAATTGCGTGAAGATCCTGGCGGGTGCGGGCATCGCGGAAATTCGTTACCATACGGATTACAACAACGATCCCTTGGTGGCGCCGTTGCTGGACGGCGCCGGGGTCAAGCTGACGAAACTCTAA
- a CDS encoding Nif3-like dinuclear metal center hexameric protein: MAKLPDLVAYCDRRTRRAAFKDAPGAFNGLQLANAGRVTKIGAAVDAGVEPFRLAVAAGVDFLIVHHGMYWDMPRPLTGPVYDRVATLIQGNCALYSNHLPLDAHPEIGNNALLAAQLGLRRDRGFLPNEGGDIGLIARNRHSRAELRARLEKLYPRVIAIEYGAPKPRAVAFCSGSGNSALGGLAGTGVDTLITGELREEHFNRAQEEKLNLYLCGHYATEVHAVRALAAELAAKFELPWEFIATDNPL, translated from the coding sequence ATGGCCAAGCTCCCCGATCTCGTCGCGTATTGCGACCGCCGCACCCGCCGCGCCGCGTTCAAGGACGCGCCTGGCGCCTTCAACGGCCTCCAACTCGCCAACGCCGGCCGCGTGACCAAAATCGGCGCCGCGGTCGACGCCGGCGTCGAGCCCTTCCGCCTCGCCGTCGCCGCCGGCGTCGACTTTCTCATCGTGCACCACGGCATGTATTGGGACATGCCGCGCCCGCTCACCGGTCCCGTTTACGACCGCGTCGCGACGTTGATTCAGGGCAACTGCGCGCTCTATTCGAATCATCTCCCGCTCGATGCGCATCCGGAAATCGGCAACAATGCCCTCCTCGCCGCCCAGCTTGGTTTGCGCCGCGATCGCGGTTTCCTGCCCAACGAGGGCGGCGACATCGGCCTCATCGCCCGCAACCGCCATTCCCGCGCCGAACTGCGTGCCCGCCTGGAAAAACTTTACCCCCGCGTAATCGCCATCGAATACGGCGCCCCGAAACCGCGGGCGGTCGCCTTCTGCAGCGGCAGCGGCAACAGCGCTCTCGGCGGGCTCGCTGGGACCGGCGTTGACACGCTCATCACCGGCGAACTCCGCGAAGAACATTTCAACCGCGCCCAAGAGGAAAAATTGAACCTCTACCTCTGCGGCCACTACGCCACGGAAGTCCACGCGGTGCGCGCCCTCGCCGCCGAACTCGCCGCCAAGTTTGAGTTGCCGTGGGAGTTCATCGCCACGGATAATCCGCTCTGA
- the aroQ gene encoding type II 3-dehydroquinate dehydratase, whose amino-acid sequence MKKIALLHGPNLDRLGKREPEIYGRATLADLETALRAEFGTAAELHFFQSNHEGALIDEIARLAEAKFDALVLNAGALTHTSVALRDAVAGSGLKTVEVHISNVYRREEFRHHSYLSGVSVGVVAGLGFEGYHAALRFLLPA is encoded by the coding sequence ATGAAAAAAATCGCGCTCCTGCACGGCCCCAACCTCGACCGCCTCGGTAAACGCGAGCCGGAGATCTACGGCCGCGCCACCCTCGCCGACCTCGAAACCGCCCTGCGCGCCGAATTCGGCACCGCCGCCGAGCTCCACTTTTTCCAGTCCAACCACGAAGGCGCGCTCATCGACGAAATCGCACGGCTCGCCGAGGCGAAATTCGACGCCCTCGTCCTCAACGCCGGCGCCCTCACTCACACCAGTGTCGCCTTGCGCGATGCCGTGGCGGGCTCCGGCCTCAAGACCGTCGAGGTGCATATTTCCAACGTCTATCGCCGCGAAGAATTCCGCCACCACTCCTACCTCTCCGGCGTTTCCGTCGGGGTCGTTGCCGGTCTCGGTTTCGAAGGCTACCACGCCGCGCTTCGTTTTCTTCTTCCAGCCTGA
- the nusG gene encoding transcription termination/antitermination protein NusG has product MSETRWFVCHTRPRCEKKFAALMAAEKFEHYLALVNSERRYGKQTKRFTKPLFPGYVFAKIPLELKARIYQMELLARAIPVDDETRFLAQLEGVKAIVASGFELTVMPLLTKGRRVKVTGGPLWGLEGFVDNPLDPHGVVISVDVLQQGLLVRVPAENLQVLP; this is encoded by the coding sequence ATGAGCGAGACGCGCTGGTTCGTGTGTCACACCCGTCCGCGGTGTGAGAAAAAATTCGCCGCTCTCATGGCGGCCGAGAAGTTCGAGCACTACCTCGCGCTCGTGAACAGCGAGCGGCGCTATGGCAAGCAGACCAAGCGCTTCACCAAGCCGCTCTTCCCCGGCTACGTCTTCGCGAAAATCCCCCTCGAACTTAAGGCGCGCATCTACCAAATGGAGCTCCTCGCCCGCGCGATTCCTGTGGACGACGAAACGCGTTTCCTCGCTCAGCTCGAAGGCGTGAAAGCGATCGTCGCCTCCGGCTTCGAACTCACGGTGATGCCGCTGCTCACCAAAGGCCGGCGCGTTAAAGTCACCGGCGGCCCGCTCTGGGGCCTCGAAGGTTTCGTCGACAACCCTCTCGACCCGCACGGCGTCGTCATCTCCGTCGACGTTCTGCAGCAAGGCCTCCTCGTCCGCGTGCCCGCGGAAAATCTCCAAGTTCTGCCTTAA
- the menB gene encoding 1,4-dihydroxy-2-naphthoyl-CoA synthase, producing MSFTNWQEVKTYSDILYHKADGVAKVTINRPEKRNAFRPETVSQMFEAFCDAREDQSIGVVLLTGAGPHTDGKYAFCAGGDQSVRGPMGYVGGDGVPRLNVLDLQKLIRSMPKVVIALVAGYAIGGGHVLQLVCDLTIAADNGIFGQIGPKMGSFDGGFGSSYLARIVGQKKAREIWYLCRQYSAQQALDMGLINTVVPVADLEAEGLKWAGEIMQNSPLAIRCLKSGFNADVDGQSGIQELAGNATLLYYMSDEAKEFHRAQREKRKPDARKFPWLP from the coding sequence ATGAGTTTTACGAACTGGCAAGAGGTTAAAACTTACTCCGATATTCTGTATCACAAGGCCGACGGCGTCGCGAAGGTGACGATCAACCGGCCGGAGAAGCGCAACGCGTTCCGACCGGAGACGGTGTCGCAGATGTTCGAGGCGTTTTGCGATGCGCGCGAAGATCAGTCGATCGGCGTGGTGCTTTTGACGGGCGCGGGGCCGCACACGGACGGCAAGTATGCGTTTTGCGCGGGCGGCGATCAGAGCGTGCGCGGGCCGATGGGCTATGTGGGCGGCGACGGCGTGCCGCGGCTCAACGTGCTGGATTTGCAGAAGCTGATTCGCTCGATGCCGAAAGTCGTGATCGCGCTCGTAGCGGGTTACGCGATCGGCGGCGGCCATGTGCTGCAGCTCGTGTGCGATCTGACGATCGCGGCGGACAACGGCATCTTCGGGCAGATCGGGCCGAAGATGGGGAGTTTCGACGGCGGCTTTGGATCGAGCTATCTCGCGCGCATCGTGGGGCAGAAAAAGGCGCGGGAGATCTGGTATCTTTGCCGGCAGTATTCCGCGCAACAGGCGCTCGACATGGGGTTGATCAACACGGTTGTGCCGGTGGCGGATCTCGAAGCGGAAGGCCTGAAATGGGCCGGCGAAATCATGCAGAATAGTCCGCTGGCGATACGGTGCCTGAAAAGTGGATTCAATGCGGACGTCGACGGGCAGTCGGGCATCCAGGAGCTCGCGGGCAACGCGACGCTGCTCTACTACATGAGCGACGAGGCGAAGGAATTTCACCGCGCGCAACGCGAGAAGCGGAAGCCGGATGCGCGGAAGTTTCCGTGGTTGCCGTAA
- a CDS encoding potassium transporter Kup, whose translation MSTTAPTPARSPAKAALTIGALGVVFGDIGTSPLYSMRECLAQIDPTARAAGVIGILSLMLWALIIVVCIKYIGLVTRADNRGEGGIFTLLALSHTRNDPRRNSLNFTVLIILAGAALLYGDSVITPAISVLSAAEGLKTVSPAFDHYIPLIACVILAGLFWMQRHGTHAIGRIFGPVMLTWFTVLGLLGLWHIHESPQVLAALNPLAGVRLLLNSPGTAFILLGSVVLTITGAEALYADMGHFGRPAIMRAWFLFAFPGLLLNYFGQGAHVLQNPASVDNPFFALAPAGWPQLALTLLSVVAAVIASQAVISGAYSLTRSAIQLGYFPRLKITHTNAAQEGQIFVPLINSALAIVSILVVATFKSSDRLASAYGIAVTGTMVVTTYAFFHVARRHWHWPLWRAVTVCSLFMAVDLTFFIATLHKFADGGWLPIAIALAVIVIMHTWKRGKNEIQEKVYSRALAELELSQISQSKSIVRVPGSAVFMAGSPRGVPLALLHHLKANKCLQQTVVLMTIINEELPHVADDERLTIEDHGNGVWRAICRYGYMETPDVSSIMQRVRERDVPLNPQGATFYFNREMIISGGSAKMWEWQKSFYAFLSRNARPVKDYYQIVPTQIIEIGLPIQL comes from the coding sequence ATGAGCACGACCGCCCCGACTCCCGCTCGCTCCCCGGCGAAGGCGGCCCTGACCATCGGTGCCCTCGGCGTCGTCTTCGGCGACATCGGAACCAGTCCCCTCTATTCCATGCGCGAGTGTCTCGCGCAAATCGATCCGACTGCTCGCGCCGCCGGCGTGATCGGCATCCTCTCCTTGATGCTGTGGGCCCTGATCATCGTCGTATGCATCAAATACATCGGGTTGGTCACCCGCGCCGACAACCGCGGCGAAGGCGGTATTTTCACCCTCCTGGCCCTCAGCCATACGCGCAACGATCCCCGCCGGAATTCGCTCAACTTCACCGTCCTCATCATCCTCGCCGGCGCTGCGCTCCTTTACGGCGACAGCGTGATCACGCCGGCCATCTCCGTGTTGAGCGCCGCCGAGGGTTTGAAAACGGTCAGTCCCGCCTTCGACCACTATATTCCCCTCATTGCCTGCGTGATTCTTGCGGGCCTCTTTTGGATGCAACGCCACGGCACCCACGCCATCGGCCGCATTTTCGGTCCCGTGATGCTCACTTGGTTCACCGTCCTCGGCCTGCTCGGGCTGTGGCACATCCACGAATCGCCCCAAGTGCTCGCCGCGCTCAATCCACTCGCCGGCGTCCGCCTCCTGCTCAACTCACCCGGCACGGCGTTTATCCTTCTCGGCTCCGTCGTCCTCACCATCACCGGCGCCGAGGCGCTTTACGCCGATATGGGCCACTTCGGGCGCCCCGCGATCATGCGCGCCTGGTTCCTCTTCGCGTTCCCCGGCCTCCTGCTCAACTATTTCGGCCAGGGTGCTCACGTTCTGCAAAACCCCGCGTCCGTCGACAACCCATTCTTCGCGCTCGCGCCCGCCGGCTGGCCGCAGCTTGCCCTCACCCTCCTCTCGGTCGTCGCCGCGGTCATCGCCAGCCAGGCGGTGATCTCCGGCGCCTATTCGCTCACCCGCTCCGCGATCCAGCTCGGCTATTTTCCCCGCCTGAAAATCACGCACACCAACGCCGCGCAAGAAGGCCAGATTTTCGTTCCGCTGATTAACTCCGCGCTCGCCATCGTCTCCATCCTCGTCGTCGCCACCTTCAAGTCCAGCGACCGGCTCGCCTCCGCGTATGGCATCGCCGTCACCGGCACCATGGTCGTCACGACCTACGCCTTCTTCCACGTCGCCCGCCGCCACTGGCATTGGCCGCTCTGGCGCGCGGTCACCGTCTGCTCTCTTTTCATGGCGGTCGATCTGACCTTCTTCATCGCCACGTTGCACAAGTTCGCCGACGGCGGCTGGCTGCCCATCGCCATCGCCCTCGCCGTCATCGTGATCATGCACACGTGGAAACGTGGCAAAAACGAGATTCAGGAAAAGGTTTACAGCCGCGCCCTCGCCGAACTCGAGCTCTCCCAGATTTCTCAGAGCAAATCCATCGTCCGCGTGCCCGGCTCCGCCGTCTTCATGGCCGGCTCGCCGCGCGGCGTGCCCCTCGCGTTGCTGCACCATCTCAAGGCCAACAAATGCCTCCAGCAAACCGTCGTATTGATGACCATCATCAACGAGGAATTGCCGCACGTCGCCGACGACGAACGCCTCACGATCGAAGATCATGGCAACGGCGTCTGGCGCGCGATCTGCCGCTACGGCTACATGGAAACGCCCGACGTCAGCAGCATCATGCAACGCGTGCGCGAGCGCGATGTGCCGCTGAATCCCCAGGGCGCCACCTTCTATTTCAATCGCGAAATGATCATCTCCGGCGGCAGCGCCAAAATGTGGGAATGGCAGAAATCCTTCTACGCCTTCCTCAGCCGCAACGCCCGCCCCGTGAAAGATTACTACCAGATCGTGCCCACGCAGATCATCGAAATCGGTCTGCCGATCCAGTTGTAA
- a CDS encoding GNAT family N-acetyltransferase — MPPATVCRLRELTPADYAAVITLWRSCPGIGLTEADSYAGTVAYLARNPGLSVVATDLTGAIVGAVLCGHDGRRGYLHHLAVAPASRRQGIGRQLVEECLARLRTAGIAKCNLFLFADNAAGRAFWLRCGWHTRLDLMLVQRATT; from the coding sequence ATGCCCCCCGCGACCGTCTGCCGCTTGCGCGAGTTGACGCCCGCTGACTACGCCGCCGTCATCACCCTCTGGCGCAGTTGCCCGGGCATCGGTTTGACCGAGGCGGACAGCTACGCCGGCACCGTCGCTTACCTCGCGCGCAATCCCGGCCTGAGCGTCGTCGCGACCGACCTGACCGGCGCCATTGTCGGTGCCGTGCTTTGCGGACACGACGGCCGCCGCGGCTACCTGCATCATCTCGCCGTCGCACCTGCCTCGCGACGCCAGGGCATCGGCCGTCAACTCGTCGAGGAATGCCTCGCGCGCCTGCGCACTGCCGGCATCGCGAAGTGCAATCTGTTTCTCTTCGCCGATAACGCCGCAGGCCGCGCCTTCTGGTTGCGTTGCGGTTGGCACACACGCCTCGACCTCATGCTCGTGCAACGCGCCACGACCTGA
- the menD gene encoding 2-succinyl-5-enolpyruvyl-6-hydroxy-3-cyclohexene-1-carboxylic-acid synthase, with protein sequence MKTTALDFRNVNALWCSVIAETLVRCGVTRAVISPGSRSTPLTMALVRHEEIEVVPVLDERSAAFFALGLARREDRPVVLVCTSGTAGANYFPAVIEAEESGAPLLVFTADRPPEMRDCSSGQTIDQQKFYGAHVNFYHELAVPEANAAMLRYARQMVAHAVGRTLTPQRGPVHLNAPFRDPLPPLPDGTEQRAAGLVTEDFFAHLSPSRTPVFAAPELPAWPANGVVIGGSRQGPGGAAYARAVGRIGRKLGWPVLADALSPLRNRAAEVGPMVTHYDALLRAQSVAAQLRPEAVLVLEALPTSKVLREWLRSLDGVPLWFASERVVNRDAVHGAARSLEVSAETLAAALPERAEAAESDYAGRWYEANARVATAIAAEVDREETLFEGKIARVLQQTLPEGTPLFVANSMPVRDLEYFWAATDARIETFTSRGASGIDGTLSTALGIAHGAERPAVLLTGDLAFLHDTNGLLLAAKLRGSLTVVLVNNGGGGIFGHLPVAQFDPPFEEYFATPQRVDFARLVGAYGIVHAKVRDWAELRQALEKLPASGVRVLEVRTDRKADAARRKALFVAAEAAAKGRSGPA encoded by the coding sequence ATGAAAACGACGGCGCTCGATTTTCGAAACGTGAATGCGCTGTGGTGCAGCGTGATCGCAGAAACGCTGGTGCGATGCGGCGTGACGCGTGCGGTGATCTCGCCGGGGTCGCGGTCGACGCCGCTCACGATGGCGCTGGTGCGACACGAAGAGATCGAGGTGGTGCCGGTGCTCGACGAGCGCTCGGCGGCGTTTTTCGCGCTGGGGCTGGCGCGGCGCGAGGACCGGCCGGTGGTGCTGGTCTGCACGTCGGGCACGGCGGGTGCGAATTACTTTCCGGCGGTGATCGAGGCGGAGGAGAGCGGTGCGCCGCTGCTGGTTTTCACGGCGGATCGTCCGCCGGAGATGCGGGATTGTTCGTCGGGCCAGACGATCGACCAGCAGAAGTTTTACGGGGCGCACGTGAATTTCTATCATGAGCTGGCGGTGCCCGAGGCGAACGCGGCGATGCTGCGTTATGCGCGGCAGATGGTGGCGCACGCGGTCGGGCGCACTCTCACACCGCAACGCGGGCCGGTGCACTTGAACGCGCCGTTTCGCGATCCGTTGCCACCGTTGCCGGATGGCACGGAGCAACGCGCGGCGGGGCTGGTAACGGAGGATTTTTTCGCGCATCTCAGTCCGTCGCGAACGCCGGTTTTCGCCGCGCCGGAGTTGCCGGCGTGGCCGGCGAACGGCGTGGTGATTGGCGGGTCAAGACAAGGGCCGGGCGGTGCGGCGTATGCGCGGGCGGTCGGGAGGATCGGACGGAAGCTGGGCTGGCCGGTGTTGGCGGATGCGCTGTCGCCGTTGCGCAATCGAGCGGCGGAGGTCGGGCCGATGGTGACGCATTACGATGCGCTGTTGCGGGCCCAGAGCGTCGCGGCGCAACTGCGGCCCGAGGCGGTGCTGGTGCTGGAGGCGTTGCCGACGAGCAAGGTGTTGCGCGAATGGCTGCGGAGTCTTGACGGCGTGCCGCTGTGGTTCGCGAGCGAGCGGGTGGTGAATCGCGATGCGGTGCATGGGGCGGCGCGATCGCTGGAGGTGAGCGCGGAGACCCTGGCGGCGGCGTTGCCGGAGCGGGCGGAGGCGGCCGAAAGCGATTATGCGGGGCGTTGGTATGAGGCGAATGCGCGCGTGGCGACGGCGATCGCGGCGGAGGTGGATCGCGAGGAGACGTTGTTCGAGGGGAAGATCGCGCGCGTGCTGCAGCAGACGCTGCCGGAAGGAACGCCGCTTTTCGTGGCGAACAGCATGCCGGTGCGGGATCTGGAATATTTCTGGGCGGCGACGGACGCGCGGATCGAGACGTTCACGAGCCGCGGCGCGAGCGGGATCGATGGCACGTTATCGACCGCGCTGGGCATCGCGCATGGGGCGGAGCGGCCGGCGGTGTTGCTCACGGGCGATCTGGCGTTTTTGCACGACACGAACGGACTGCTCCTCGCGGCGAAACTGCGCGGGAGTTTGACGGTGGTGTTGGTGAACAACGGCGGCGGCGGAATTTTCGGTCATCTACCGGTCGCGCAATTCGATCCGCCGTTTGAAGAATATTTTGCGACGCCGCAGCGCGTGGATTTCGCGCGGCTGGTCGGCGCGTATGGGATCGTGCATGCGAAGGTGCGCGATTGGGCGGAGCTGCGGCAGGCGTTGGAGAAACTGCCGGCGAGCGGCGTGCGGGTGTTGGAAGTGCGCACGGATCGGAAGGCGGACGCTGCGCGGCGCAAGGCGCTGTTTGTCGCGGCGGAAGCGGCGGCGAAGGGGCGATCGGGCCCGGCCTGA